Proteins from a genomic interval of Candidatus Fokinia cryptica:
- a CDS encoding CvpA family protein produces the protein MNPVYVFDCIAVFVIVVSVFAGWSRGFIASALSFAGWFLSIFLTYIGYPFIEPFLRERFHSDVVVFAIGYVGTLFGLLVVIGLFNLFVVSALKPIVGNILDKSLGLVFGIGRGIAICMVGLIMVYAVYAAYSKKEYHIAKGEMSEFLNISNVFFIVDKSHDIVFFMMPNQMADDILKIGVQKDDI, from the coding sequence GTGAATCCGGTATACGTTTTCGATTGCATAGCAGTATTCGTTATAGTAGTTTCTGTATTTGCTGGGTGGAGTCGTGGCTTTATAGCTTCTGCCTTAAGTTTTGCAGGATGGTTTTTATCAATATTTTTAACTTATATAGGTTATCCATTTATTGAGCCATTTTTAAGAGAAAGGTTTCATTCTGATGTAGTAGTGTTTGCGATAGGTTATGTTGGGACGCTTTTTGGGTTATTGGTAGTTATAGGGCTGTTTAATTTATTCGTGGTTAGTGCCTTAAAGCCTATTGTAGGAAATATACTTGACAAGTCATTAGGATTAGTATTTGGAATTGGGCGAGGGATAGCTATATGTATGGTTGGATTAATTATGGTGTACGCTGTATATGCTGCCTATTCGAAGAAAGAATATCATATAGCTAAAGGGGAGATGTCAGAATTTCTTAATATAAGTAATGTCTTTTTTATAGTAGATAAATCACATGATATAGTGTTTTTCATGATGCCGAATCAGATGGCTGACGATATATTAAAAATTGGAGTTCAAAAAGATGATATATAA
- the truA gene encoding tRNA pseudouridine(38-40) synthase TruA — protein MLYRYKVRLEYDGSRFIGWQKQPFHHGISVQQKLEEIFSTILHKNISLFVAGRTDSGVHALNQVAHFDTDILLESKKICTTFNHFLKDTGIVILDIENVERTFDARFSAKQRIYSYNILNRNAPTTLFHDKVWHIFNLELNIPAMKEATTIFIGTHDFTAFRSPKCQAKSPVKTIDYINISEPKFPLGKIINIEFGAKSFLHNQVRLLVGGLFCIGSGKWDIKKLATILEDKSRKECHVMAPSHGLYLKEIFY, from the coding sequence ATGCTATATAGATATAAGGTAAGGTTGGAATATGACGGTTCCAGATTCATAGGATGGCAAAAACAGCCATTTCATCATGGCATCAGCGTACAACAGAAATTAGAAGAAATTTTCTCTACTATTCTTCATAAAAATATATCACTATTTGTCGCTGGACGTACCGATAGTGGAGTACACGCTCTTAATCAAGTAGCACATTTTGATACTGATATACTCTTAGAATCCAAGAAAATTTGTACAACTTTCAATCATTTTCTGAAAGATACCGGCATAGTTATACTTGATATAGAAAACGTCGAACGTACTTTTGATGCAAGATTCTCTGCCAAACAACGCATATACTCATATAATATACTAAATCGCAATGCTCCTACTACTCTATTTCATGATAAGGTATGGCATATTTTCAATCTAGAATTAAATATACCAGCAATGAAAGAGGCTACTACCATATTTATAGGTACACATGATTTTACAGCATTCCGCTCTCCAAAATGTCAGGCAAAGTCACCAGTAAAGACTATTGATTACATCAATATTTCTGAACCCAAATTCCCTCTAGGTAAAATCATTAATATAGAATTTGGAGCAAAATCTTTTCTACACAATCAGGTAAGGCTACTAGTAGGAGGATTATTTTGTATAGGAAGTGGAAAATGGGATATAAAAAAATTAGCCACCATTTTAGAAGATAAATCGAGAAAAGAATGCCACGTAATGGCACCATCTCATGGGTTATATCTTAAAGAAATATTTTATTAA
- the smpB gene encoding SsrA-binding protein SmpB produces the protein MIYKFNISRNRKAYHDYVVDGTYEAGIVLRGSEVKSLRKNKTSLSESYGGLIKGELFLLNLYIPQYECSTAFLVDSRRPKKLLLHKREINRIIGKMKKNHITVIPLEMYLDKKSLVKVTIGICKGKTNYDKRESIKKRDIEREMRRNPE, from the coding sequence ATGATATATAAGTTCAACATATCTAGAAATAGAAAAGCGTATCACGATTATGTTGTAGATGGAACTTATGAAGCTGGTATAGTGTTACGCGGCAGTGAGGTAAAATCATTGCGTAAAAATAAGACTTCACTGAGTGAGTCATATGGTGGACTGATAAAAGGAGAATTGTTCTTGTTGAATCTATATATACCTCAGTATGAGTGTTCAACCGCTTTCTTAGTAGATTCCAGACGACCAAAAAAACTATTACTGCATAAGAGAGAAATTAATCGCATTATAGGTAAAATGAAAAAAAATCACATTACCGTTATACCGTTAGAAATGTATTTAGACAAGAAAAGCTTAGTAAAGGTCACGATAGGGATATGTAAGGGAAAAACGAATTACGATAAAAGAGAATCTATAAAAAAACGAGATATCGAGAGGGAGATGAGGAGAAATCCAGAATAG
- a CDS encoding HAD family phosphatase, producing MNKVVIFDFDGVIVNSEIVVAKINQQKLENLPFDDIKNAQARQILGSLFGQHFQSVIVLLEEHGLSLPEHFTKEWLNEMNKAVTEEAQPLILNVIKALHQKNTKKCIASNNNSNIIEKILKKTEQSEFFDKNKIFTANDVGRPKPFPDLFLHAVEQCNTAPQYCVVIEDSVPGISAALAAKIPVLAFVGGCHAKRSEYLEKIKEMNVPIMYNESELLQELKTMGFL from the coding sequence ATGAATAAAGTAGTAATATTTGATTTTGACGGAGTGATAGTTAATAGCGAGATAGTAGTAGCCAAAATCAATCAACAAAAACTTGAAAACCTTCCTTTTGATGATATAAAAAATGCCCAAGCAAGGCAGATATTAGGTAGCCTTTTCGGACAACATTTTCAAAGCGTAATAGTTTTATTAGAGGAGCATGGATTATCATTACCAGAACATTTTACAAAAGAATGGCTAAATGAAATGAATAAAGCAGTAACTGAAGAAGCGCAACCACTGATATTAAATGTAATAAAAGCACTGCATCAGAAAAATACTAAAAAATGCATTGCCTCTAATAATAATTCAAATATAATTGAGAAAATATTAAAAAAGACAGAGCAGAGTGAATTTTTTGATAAAAATAAAATCTTTACAGCAAATGATGTTGGCAGACCTAAGCCTTTTCCAGATTTGTTTTTGCATGCTGTGGAGCAATGTAATACAGCACCACAATACTGCGTCGTCATAGAAGATAGTGTTCCAGGTATCAGTGCAGCTCTTGCTGCTAAAATACCAGTATTAGCATTTGTTGGAGGATGTCATGCTAAAAGAAGTGAATATTTAGAAAAGATAAAGGAAATGAATGTCCCTATAATGTACAATGAAAGCGAGTTGCTTCAGGAACTTAAGACAATGGGATTTTTATAA
- the mutL gene encoding DNA mismatch repair endonuclease MutL, giving the protein MSKKIKILSPQSISKIAAGEVIENPLSVIKELIENSIDSKATEITVSVKDAGKSFISVSDNGYGIEKDELCMAFVRHATSKLQDESIYNIQYLGFRGEALASILAVADVTIITKTIEESHAWELSLSSLSDEKDILLNNIPITTKAQEKILDLALPKSRANGTTIEVKGLFASTPNKLRFLKNNNIELHNIVQFMHSIALAYQNCNFKLLSDSKLLFDTTNAQSGNDILKHRIINIFGTEFANNIATISYVGFSKEIKISGYTTIPTYTPPIRKQKSIIFINGRLVHDYSIIGFIKAAYNGLISHNVKPVAILFIEILPEYVDVNIHPHKIEVKFSNITLIKNSVINSIREALSSCHITNSLTESLLYSNHNASHYISREYEAYDTYGYRSKENDNDMSGQFSEKTPKHTVIDKPPEQKISKLQLNEKKYYFGNPICQISNLFIISHNPDTNDLFVIEQHASHERIMLEKMKEALSYKEKLEMQNLLLPFSTDISGSEAAIIMEQHDTLLKFGIKVSIIQDVIHIIGIPIFLQILPSISPCKKVIQILNHIAQNSELIGEIQENAIIEVYNEVACHSSILKGKKLSKEEMYILLREMEKYDFTSQCNHGRPTYLKVTQDSLLKIFQR; this is encoded by the coding sequence TTGAGTAAAAAAATTAAAATACTTTCCCCACAATCTATTAGTAAAATTGCGGCGGGTGAAGTGATAGAAAATCCGCTATCAGTTATAAAAGAACTTATAGAAAATTCTATAGACTCTAAAGCTACGGAAATCACTGTCTCGGTCAAAGATGCAGGTAAATCTTTTATATCGGTTTCTGATAATGGGTACGGTATTGAAAAAGATGAATTGTGTATGGCTTTTGTCAGACATGCTACTTCGAAATTACAAGATGAGAGTATCTATAATATACAGTATCTTGGATTTAGAGGAGAAGCTTTAGCTTCTATATTAGCAGTAGCTGACGTAACAATAATTACAAAAACTATAGAAGAAAGTCATGCTTGGGAACTATCATTATCTTCACTATCGGATGAAAAAGATATACTACTCAATAACATCCCTATCACAACCAAAGCACAAGAAAAAATATTAGATCTTGCACTTCCTAAGAGTAGAGCAAATGGCACTACAATAGAGGTGAAAGGATTATTTGCATCCACACCTAACAAATTACGTTTTCTCAAAAATAATAATATCGAATTACATAACATAGTGCAATTTATGCACTCTATAGCTCTTGCATATCAGAATTGCAATTTTAAATTACTTTCTGACTCAAAATTACTATTCGACACGACTAATGCACAATCTGGTAATGATATTTTAAAACATAGAATAATTAATATATTTGGTACTGAATTCGCTAATAATATTGCTACAATTTCATACGTTGGATTTTCGAAAGAAATAAAGATAAGCGGATATACTACTATACCTACTTATACCCCTCCGATAAGAAAACAGAAATCCATCATATTTATAAATGGAAGATTAGTTCACGACTATAGTATAATTGGTTTCATCAAAGCTGCATATAATGGCTTAATATCACATAACGTAAAGCCGGTGGCAATATTGTTTATCGAAATTCTACCAGAATATGTAGACGTTAATATACACCCTCATAAGATAGAGGTAAAATTCAGCAATATTACCTTGATAAAAAATTCCGTAATCAATTCAATACGTGAAGCATTATCCTCTTGTCATATTACTAATTCTCTTACCGAAAGTCTTCTGTACTCAAATCATAACGCATCTCATTACATAAGTAGAGAATATGAAGCTTACGATACATATGGATATCGTAGCAAAGAAAATGATAACGATATGTCAGGACAATTTTCTGAAAAAACTCCCAAACATACAGTAATTGATAAGCCACCTGAACAGAAAATTTCTAAATTACAATTAAATGAAAAAAAGTACTATTTCGGTAATCCTATATGTCAGATATCAAATCTATTCATAATCTCTCATAATCCAGATACGAATGATTTATTTGTTATAGAGCAACACGCATCACATGAAAGAATAATGTTAGAAAAAATGAAAGAAGCACTATCTTATAAAGAAAAATTGGAAATGCAAAATTTACTACTACCATTTTCTACTGATATATCGGGCTCTGAAGCTGCTATTATAATGGAACAACACGACACTTTATTAAAATTCGGAATTAAGGTAAGCATTATACAAGACGTAATACATATTATTGGTATACCGATTTTCCTACAAATATTACCAAGTATTTCTCCATGTAAAAAAGTAATTCAAATTTTAAATCATATCGCTCAGAATTCAGAACTTATAGGGGAAATTCAAGAAAACGCTATTATAGAAGTATATAATGAAGTTGCATGCCATAGCAGTATACTAAAAGGGAAAAAATTATCTAAGGAAGAGATGTATATATTATTACGAGAAATGGAAAAATATGACTTCACTTCACAATGCAATCATGGTCGCCCGACATACCTTAAAGTAACTCAAGATTCTTTATTAAAGATATTCCAAAGATAA
- a CDS encoding substrate-binding periplasmic protein, which yields MSRILRLFTLLAIIPLFIVSCNSRDDDTILVAVSSHLPPFTFMEYGQLRGFDIELITVAARKMGKTVVIKDAGTFNNMFSLIKSGKVDVAIGAINQEDAQANATSHSISYMSGQIGVVLKKGISLDDGNSFIGRNISTQEGVIYEKWTKENFHDSIITKKGNLRISAEELEDEKIQMIVTNLHTAYRISRRSYWLYYESIPNTKHEYVMVTKNDDKFIKELNTVLLKMKEDGEVDTIIKRWKMDSEHQYADNR from the coding sequence ATGAGTAGAATTTTAAGACTATTTACATTATTAGCAATTATTCCACTTTTCATCGTGAGTTGTAACAGTCGTGATGATGACACAATATTAGTCGCTGTATCATCTCACTTACCTCCTTTTACATTTATGGAATATGGGCAATTAAGGGGGTTTGATATAGAATTAATTACAGTGGCAGCAAGAAAAATGGGTAAGACCGTAGTCATAAAAGATGCTGGTACTTTCAATAATATGTTTTCACTTATAAAATCAGGAAAAGTTGATGTAGCTATTGGCGCTATCAATCAAGAAGATGCTCAAGCAAATGCGACATCACATTCCATTTCTTATATGTCTGGACAGATAGGAGTAGTACTAAAAAAAGGTATATCACTAGATGATGGGAATTCCTTTATTGGAAGAAATATCTCTACTCAAGAGGGCGTAATATATGAAAAGTGGACTAAAGAAAACTTTCACGACTCTATCATTACAAAAAAAGGCAATCTAAGAATCTCTGCTGAAGAATTGGAAGATGAAAAAATTCAAATGATTGTTACTAATCTACACACTGCTTATAGAATATCTAGACGCAGTTATTGGTTATACTACGAAAGCATACCAAATACAAAACATGAATATGTTATGGTAACGAAGAATGATGATAAATTCATAAAAGAATTAAATACCGTTCTTTTAAAAATGAAAGAAGATGGAGAAGTAGATACAATAATTAAAAGATGGAAGATGGATTCAGAACATCAGTATGCAGATAATCGGTAA
- a CDS encoding 50S ribosomal protein L25: protein MHESSHLAVNEQYHQPCVLIGQKREITGTSSARKLRNEGAIPIAIYTKKAETLLFSIPQKELELAVSKKLLDSRILYIKVDGSEQILKSVIKCVHKHPVTGRIISLEMQKFSDGEKVKVPLNIKVMDHLLSPGIKKGGFPYLHLRTIDCYCNSSDIPSYVSLSVTGMEVGDVRYSSDIVLPSGITVSSLKNLRILTVYGKKG, encoded by the coding sequence ATGCATGAGAGCTCTCATCTTGCTGTAAACGAGCAATATCACCAACCTTGCGTGTTGATAGGTCAAAAACGTGAGATTACAGGAACTTCTAGCGCTAGAAAATTGCGTAATGAAGGTGCAATCCCCATAGCGATATACACAAAAAAAGCCGAAACTCTGCTGTTTTCCATTCCACAAAAAGAATTAGAGTTGGCGGTTAGCAAGAAGCTCTTAGATTCTAGAATCTTGTATATCAAGGTAGACGGTTCTGAACAGATTTTAAAGTCTGTAATTAAATGCGTACATAAACACCCAGTTACAGGACGCATTATTTCTCTAGAAATGCAGAAATTTTCAGATGGAGAAAAGGTAAAGGTGCCACTAAATATAAAGGTCATGGATCATCTGCTTTCACCCGGAATCAAAAAAGGTGGTTTTCCATATCTTCACCTTAGGACTATAGATTGTTATTGCAACTCAAGTGATATTCCGAGTTATGTTTCATTAAGCGTTACTGGTATGGAAGTAGGAGATGTAAGATATTCATCTGATATAGTGCTACCGAGTGGAATAACGGTCTCCTCGCTTAAAAATTTACGTATTCTCACTGTATATGGTAAAAAAGGATAG
- the prfB gene encoding peptide chain release factor 2 (programmed frameshift): MSLEVVSAKRLQELIAESIGVIQRFLEVNNVIKELEQLDNKIQSQDLWSDAKVASSLLKRRSVLSEYVNNYKSIVDEFQVLVELANESGEDEVDTKIYEELHRIQKFARDIEIATLFREEQDYGSCILELHSGAGGTESDDWAEMLLRMYSRWAENKHYSITVSYMLHGEEAGIKSATLKIEGKMVYGLLKTESGIHRLVRISPFNKERKRHTSFASVSVVPLVDDDFSIDINESDLRIDTYRSSGAGGQHVNTTDSAVRVVHIPSGITVQCQNNRSQHKNKEECMRMLRSKLYALELKRRNEAKSNMEGEKLQIGWGSQIRSYVLHPYQMVKDLRTNYSEGNAQKVLDGDIDDFIKHTLRYTLSNEEG, encoded by the coding sequence AACAACTCGATAATAAAATACAATCTCAAGATTTATGGAGTGATGCTAAAGTAGCTTCTTCGTTATTGAAAAGGCGGAGTGTTCTCAGCGAGTATGTGAATAATTATAAAAGCATAGTAGACGAGTTTCAGGTACTAGTTGAGCTTGCTAATGAATCTGGTGAAGATGAAGTGGATACAAAAATTTATGAAGAACTGCATAGGATACAAAAATTTGCTCGTGATATAGAAATTGCTACTTTATTTAGAGAGGAGCAGGACTACGGTAGCTGCATACTAGAGCTGCATTCTGGAGCAGGTGGTACAGAAAGTGATGATTGGGCGGAAATGTTATTAAGGATGTATTCAAGATGGGCAGAAAATAAACATTATTCTATTACAGTCTCTTACATGTTGCATGGAGAGGAAGCTGGAATAAAGTCTGCAACATTGAAAATAGAAGGTAAGATGGTTTATGGTTTGCTTAAGACGGAGAGTGGTATTCATAGATTAGTAAGAATTTCCCCTTTTAATAAGGAGAGAAAAAGACATACTAGTTTTGCTAGTGTTAGCGTAGTGCCTTTAGTTGACGATGATTTTAGCATAGATATCAATGAATCTGACTTGCGGATCGATACTTATAGATCATCCGGAGCAGGGGGGCAACATGTCAATACAACAGATAGTGCTGTTAGAGTAGTGCATATTCCAAGTGGAATTACGGTGCAATGTCAAAATAATAGATCTCAGCATAAAAATAAGGAAGAGTGTATGCGAATGTTAAGATCTAAATTATATGCATTAGAACTCAAACGTAGAAATGAAGCAAAGAGTAATATGGAAGGAGAAAAGTTGCAGATAGGTTGGGGTTCACAAATACGTTCTTATGTTCTACATCCATATCAGATGGTTAAGGATTTGAGAACTAACTATAGTGAAGGGAATGCACAGAAAGTGCTTGATGGTGATATAGATGATTTCATAAAGCACACTTTACGCTACACACTTTCTAATGAAGAAGGATGA
- a CDS encoding TIGR00730 family Rossman fold protein, translating into MIKSIGVFCGAKNGTQNFTNLAIQVAKHLCELDITIIYGGGNKGLMGILADTALSLGGRVIGIFPEISLIESERHTGVSESILTPCLFSRKHLMIEKSDAFLTLPGGYGTLDEFFEIVVAKKLGLHSKPLFLLNYENFWKGIVMQGESIGLCELDDSGLSSRHYTIINDADEMRESIAEINGKKIK; encoded by the coding sequence ATGATAAAAAGTATAGGAGTTTTTTGTGGAGCAAAGAATGGAACACAAAATTTTACGAATTTGGCAATTCAAGTTGCCAAACACCTTTGCGAGCTTGATATCACTATAATTTATGGTGGTGGTAACAAAGGGCTCATGGGAATTCTTGCAGATACAGCTCTTAGCCTTGGTGGTAGAGTAATAGGGATTTTTCCAGAAATATCTCTTATAGAATCCGAAAGACATACTGGCGTCTCAGAATCGATTTTGACTCCTTGTCTCTTTTCGAGAAAACACTTAATGATAGAAAAATCAGACGCATTTCTTACTCTTCCGGGAGGATACGGTACTTTGGACGAGTTTTTTGAGATTGTAGTAGCTAAAAAGCTAGGCTTGCACTCAAAACCGCTTTTTTTACTGAATTATGAGAATTTTTGGAAAGGTATAGTCATGCAAGGAGAAAGTATAGGACTGTGCGAGCTAGATGATTCTGGTCTTTCCTCTAGACATTATACAATCATCAACGACGCAGATGAAATGAGAGAGTCGATAGCTGAAATAAACGGTAAGAAAATCAAATGA
- the truB gene encoding tRNA pseudouridine(55) synthase TruB: MTATRELLKSFFTRGCFLFLDKAEGFSSHGALYPLRRLVESLCIPIKLKIGHSGTLDPLASGVLLVAIGRATKLLEYCHSFRKSYDCTVEWQKEMDTDDATGKVIRFCEQIPSDREILEILPSFKGVVSQIPPDFSAVRVDGVRLYQKARNGEKIIKKPRLVQCYDIKYEGAITQTKSKFKVECGSGYYIRSFAREIARKLNTYGNIHTLRRTGIGVFNANDTISQKFIHELWRNMKNTALDEELIEYGLRLLYERLIPAHTLFNHFSHYMYEGNSDISHLDCTNIRSIYHPPATISPLVGDYTEKAILFSNQNELIAILNVIGGNFKVEKFLS, translated from the coding sequence GTGACTGCTACAAGAGAACTTTTAAAAAGCTTTTTTACTAGGGGATGTTTTTTGTTTTTAGATAAGGCAGAGGGCTTTTCTTCCCATGGTGCTTTGTACCCTCTAAGAAGATTAGTAGAAAGTCTGTGTATACCAATAAAATTAAAAATTGGTCACAGTGGAACGCTGGATCCTCTAGCTTCTGGTGTACTACTTGTCGCTATAGGAAGAGCTACCAAACTTCTAGAATACTGTCATTCCTTCAGAAAATCTTATGATTGTACTGTAGAGTGGCAAAAAGAAATGGATACCGACGATGCTACCGGCAAAGTAATAAGATTTTGCGAGCAAATTCCCAGCGATAGAGAAATATTAGAAATCTTACCATCGTTTAAAGGTGTCGTCTCTCAAATCCCCCCTGATTTCTCAGCAGTTAGGGTAGATGGAGTTAGATTATATCAAAAAGCTAGAAATGGCGAAAAAATCATAAAAAAACCGAGACTTGTTCAATGCTACGATATAAAATATGAAGGAGCCATCACACAAACAAAATCAAAATTTAAAGTAGAATGTGGAAGTGGATATTACATACGTTCTTTTGCAAGAGAAATAGCTAGGAAATTAAATACTTACGGTAACATACATACCCTACGTAGAACTGGAATAGGTGTGTTTAATGCGAATGATACAATATCTCAAAAGTTCATCCATGAGCTATGGCGCAATATGAAGAATACTGCATTGGATGAGGAACTCATAGAGTATGGTTTACGTTTACTCTATGAAAGACTTATACCTGCACACACCCTATTTAATCATTTTTCTCACTATATGTATGAGGGAAATTCAGATATTTCTCATCTCGATTGCACTAATATACGATCAATATATCATCCTCCAGCTACAATATCGCCACTAGTTGGAGATTATACTGAAAAAGCGATTTTATTTTCAAATCAAAACGAGTTGATAGCAATTTTAAATGTAATTGGTGGTAATTTCAAAGTAGAGAAATTTCTCTCTTAA